The genomic region CTGACAGTTTTCACTGATCTTGGGAGACGTGTTTCTAGTATCCTACAACACTATAGTTGTTGAGATTATTGGCAATTTGGTTGTGAATAAActcacaataaacacaatgacTGGAGTAACAAGAGGAGGGGTATGTTAACTGGTGCAATAGATGTTTGGCAAAAACTGACATCactaacagcagctttaaaaatgtattgttgtaGCTTGATGAATGTgaataaaagtcacaaaaacatgcTGTGTGCGCAACAGTTGCTGTATGCAAATGTTACCTTTTCTGTGCCCCAGCCGATCCCAGCCAGAAAGGCCAACACCAGAGTGCAGAGGCCGCCGGAGCCAGGAAAGCCAGCAACGTTGCTGCCAAACACGGCAAAGACGGACAGACCCAGCACCAAGAAGGAACGCTTCATCACTAAATGTTTCTAGCAGAAAGAAAAGGTTTGATTAAATTAGATaaatagtatttcaatttaagaaaataaaaaatatacccTTACTAATAGTGATGACAGATAACATGTGTTATATAGTGAATAACTTCCTGTTATGAAAGAAAACCCTAAGCTAAATTGTAACACAACATAATACATTAACATAAAGTGCACTTGCGACTTTTATTTCACAAGCACTTATTGGTTCTTTATAATTTGTTCTAACTATCCAATCCAATCTATaaagcacattaaaaaacagcaccgttgaccaaagtgctgtacagtgaTACAAACATGAACAGAACAGGGAGAGGCAAAAACATACACCGCACAAACTCACATTGAGTCGAGTGCCAGAGACTTATCTGAAAGTGAAGAGATGAGTTTTTAAGAgagacttaaaaacaggaagtgatgaggcCTGCCAAATGGGAAGTGGCAAAGTAGGAGATCTTAGGGACCGTGAAGGAGTGTAAGGCTGAAGTAGGTCAGCAGAGTAAGGTGGAGCAAGTCTATTAAGACACTTACAATTACACAAACAATAGTAATTGTactgggagccagtggagtgaagccAAAAATTGGAGAGATATGCTCATGTCTGAGTTCCTGTCAAAAGGCGTACAGCAGCATTCTGAACAAGTTGAAGGCGGGCAATGGAAGTCTGGCTAACCCCAACATGAAGAGTGTCACAATAATCCAGTCGAGTAGATGTTGTCGTgtaagaatgaatgaaacaggTGTAACTGGTTGACATTCTGGTCATGCTGAGAGACCATGCTTACCTGGTCAACACTAGGAAAGTACTGGATGAGAAAGCCAAGGAGAATCCCAGCAACCATCCCACCAGCTACCTCCAGTACACCTCTCAGGAGGTTGTACCATGTAGAGCCTGAAAGGATCAGTAGAGAAAATATACAGcagacacatttcattcaaatgtgtgtgtcagtagcTGGGTAAAAATGTACGGTGTGACGAGTTTAACATAACAAGGTAAATCATGGCAGCCTTCATAAACACGACATGTGCATGTgctgtgcaaaacaaacacactgtgtgacAATAGCTCACTTACACCCCCTGCTGACCTCCTATATGAAAGTGACTTACTGGGACGCAAGCACTGAGTGGAATAGACTTTGATTATGCAATGTAAACGGTACTGCCATAGTGGTGTGGTGAATTTCAAAGTTTCACCACTAAAAGAGGAAGTTCAGAGAACTCAAGCACACATTGTCCAATCGACCGAGAACTTTACATATCCTAGTCTAAGGACACCAACAAGGTTGTgccatacagtacagtaattaGAGCACCATATAATGGACACAGGAAGTATATAATAATAGCTTCATAACAAGTGACATTCCGAACTGTAGGCAATTCAGAGCCATGTCTGCGCCTGGTTTGTGGTTCTACCTGACATGCAAAGGGGGGTGCAAAGCCCATCTAATGCTGCATGCATTAGATGGGCACGAACATACAGGTAGCCATAGGTTACCTGTAGCGAAGGCCATGCCCAAGCATGTGGTGAATCCAGTGATGGCAAGAATGTCGTCGAAGCTGCCCGCGGCCATCAGCAAAGTGGGGATGCCCTGCTCCACGCCATAGCCATCCTTCTGCAGCAACAGCATGGAGGGAACCACCACTGCTGGAGACACAGCACCCAATACAAATCTACAGTGGGGAGGAAATTGAATGTTCATCAAATTAccaacactttttaaatatgttttggtGAGATACAAAAGGGAAATGTTCAAGCAGAGTTGCAGATCTGAAATCAGGTGTAGGTTTTAAATTTGGCTGCTTCTTGAATGAAGCCTTGATCATGTGCTGCAAGTACAACTCTACAATTCATTTTACCAGAATTAACAGAAAAGGACTTCACCTTTTTATTATGACAGCAATATTCTTTCTTGCTCAAAGGCTGAAGATGACCTCAAAACTAAGTTTGAGTTGGGCAGTTGAACAATTATTAGTGTTGGCTCCAATCCACCCTCAAACCACTGATAAGCAAAGCATTCAGAGGAAGAACAGCCTCCATATGACAAGTTACTTAGGAAGAGGAAAGCAAATGTTGATAAGAAAGTACAGaaactttcattttgtttcattattgcACCGACACAAAGGTCTGATGAACATAGACAAACAGGCAACTCTTTTTGTTGTGCCATGAATACTGAACAACAACCCTCAGCATTGAGCTGCGTGCAAATAAGAGGACgtaatgtgatgtgatgccACAAAGGGAGCAGTgcattttacagtataaataaatgtttcatgtcTAATTACCAAAGCTCCGCATGCTCTATAGACTATCTACAGGAGGAATATAGTCCTGCACCACAGAGAGCTGAACAGTCTGCTCACACAACTGATAAATGATGTATGGACCAAATACAAAGaaagttaattaaaacaaaatacaaaaaattgCCTCGTATAAGCCTGTAGAACATCTTTCTTCTGTGAttagttttttggttgtttttcatttttaggaGCTCTTGGACATTTCCTGGAGCTACTGCATGCACGAAGGAAACTGGAAAAAGTaatattaaaattgaaaatgtaaatatgttacATTCCTAcactaaaaaataaacagaacgtgtgtgtgtgtctctcacacaaTTATGAACAATGGTGCTGGGGACAGAACAGAAAATGCAGTCGTGTTATATTTACCCGAGGATGAAGCCCCACACCCAGGGCAAGCCCAAGAGGAAGTGAGAAACAAGAGCTACGGTGCATGCCTCGATTATGCAGGGTCCCACTGCCACACGTATACACACTGACTTAAGTTTCACCAGAGCCTGACAGCAGAGATACGCAGAGATTCCtttgttagggttagggcttTGCCTAAACACACTACTTCAAGTAATAAGTAAACGTTGACTGTAACTGTAATTTGTTTAAATACAACGTCAAGTGAGTTCAACAAATGTAATTCATACAACAAAAATTGTACCTGTACATATATACTAAGCTACAGTTGTGGGGTGTGAGGCATACCGTGGAATCCAACCCGAGACCAGCTCTGGCAAGAATGACAGCCAGAGCAATGTTCCTCAGTGATGATGACCATCTGATGTTAATGTTCACTCCTGTTGTTATCACTGGGGTGTTCCTCAGCATGAAGCCCATAAGCAGCATACCTACAGCAGAGCAAAGAGTGTGAGAAGAAAATGATCCTTTCAAACAGGGAAAAACTGTGTATTCTTCAGGACAGTTGCTTAGGGTTCCTATGTAACAAGAGTGTCCTCCCTGTTGCTTTATGTACTTACAGTACTTCAACTGGACACCTGAGACAATGAAGCTCAGCGTGGATTAAAATTACTAATATAACAGTGACCGTTCAAGTTTCAACAATATCCAAACCACCTTGTTCTgcttaaaaagtaaaactacaGGATAGTTTATGGAGCAGACTCCCTACAGGACAAGGCCCTCTGCAGTGATAATGAAATAAGGCAAAATTAACCATACCTATGTTTGTAGATGTACAGCATTTATCAAACTGTGGCGATTCTATTGTTCTCcaacaacagaaagaaaatatttaaaactgaTCAGGGATAGATGACAGACTCTCTATGTCTTATCAAAATACAATCTTGgttttgtaaacaaacatactAAAACCGTCTTGAGACtcaaaataactgtaaaaagaTGAGGGTCACTGATATGCATTTTCAAATTAATTAGACCATATTCATGAACTATGATTGGTACAATCTATAATACACTAAAGgctaatacaaaacaaaaaaaagacagcaatcCTTTGCATCACCACCTATGTGGtgctgaaataaaatgaagcaaATCACTCTGAAGAACTGATTTGCCTGTTTATGTGATTCTGGAGTCTACTGAGGCAGCAAATTCTAGCCGTGGGTGTATGTGATTTAAGATAATGATATTATGTAGTTCATGTCATGACAGTGCAGTGCATCCATCTGCCTATTGCTGAGATACTATGACTAATGAACGCACTTTAAACATAATTTTACACcgtttatttaaatacagtggTACATAATGACTACATTTGAAAGTTTTAATCTATCTTGTTGCTCTAATCAAAAACATACAGGCATTATCATGATGTATTATGTAAGGAAACATCCCACTGTTACTTTATATAAAACTGAATAGCAGtgaattctttgtttttaccCAGGAGTGGTGGGAATGGTGGGAGTTTGGGAAGACGGATGAGAGCCACCAATTTTCCTCCGATGAGTGCACAGAGGAAGAGCACTGTTATGCCAAACAGGTTTCCCCCTGGAAGACATTCGTCCTCTGTGATTGACCAAACCACTCCAAAGAGTACAGCTGCCAAAAGGACTGTGGAGGACAGAGATGAATGACATTAAAGTCACAGCATGTCCATAGCAATAATTATTGTTCCTTTATATACATTACAAGAAGACAGTTGTTGACAAACTGGGTGAGGgacaaattataattataataatgatgatgaggtTTTATGGGAATTTGAAGTAACTGCTTTGATTTCTATGTACAGCTTGTACAGAACATTAAACAAAGTCATGTCTTTTGCTGATTTATCTAGACCTTGGCGAAAGAAGGGACAGCTATGCAACAAATGTGCTGACAAGGCCACCACAAGACCGTCACTGCTTTGTTACCTTTGGTAATAAGAGAGGCCCAGAGGCCTCTTGGTGGACATGGACAAAATCTGCGGAGCAAGGGGCAGCAGACCACTGGtgggtctgtgtttgtgccagtATCCACCACTGGGTTTCGAGGAAGAAAATAAGTTGTCTCCTCTGTAACATTTGGACTGGAGCAGCGCCGTACCACCACCTGGATCTGGTTCACATTTAGGTGCTGGAGAAGAAGAATCAGGACACGGATAGAGATAACATGTGTTACTAACTGCTGCCTACACAGCATATCTGTAAACAcaattttcatttgtatttatttgatctATTTTTTAGTTTCCAGCTCCAATTATTGAATAGCCTACAGCTCTTATCATTTTCTGAGAGAATAAGtagataataaaaaagaaactagCCCATCAAGCTTGTCTAAATTAGGCATCCTACACAGAacataaatacagtgttttGGGGAAAATGAGAACTCTAGTCCATGTGAAACATTAAATCCTTGGAATTTGCACTATCAATACTGTTGACACAAAGGAAATTCATATCAGCAGATTACACACAGCTGTTTCTTGGCAAATAAAAGAGTGGAGATATGAATTTGCCCAGGAAACTGATTTCCACTCATAAATCCCAGAACTCCCCATGTCATATTACTCAGGTGATTGCAGTGGCTAAAGGTTTTGACTTTGGCTCTGACTGCATCCAATCAATTTAATGAGGTAATATAACAGCATAATAAAACATAGTGATATTAAAACAACGAAATAACGTGAGAGACAAAGAAGTCGAGCCAGATTACAACCACTACATAATTTATATGTGGCGTAAAATGTCTTCTTTACTGAGgactaaaaaacacaaaaggtaTTGTTCAGGAAGTATAATATATAACCAAATATAACCACATTTTTTACCTATGATAACCACAGTTATGACTGAACTGAATTAGGATACAGCAAATAGTGTACAAGGATACAGCAAATAGTGTACAAGAATGTTATTAGTAAAATACTTTACCTCCACATGATTTCCTGCAGGTAAAGCAATTCTGTCCAGAAGTGGGCTGGGTACTGGACTGGGTGCCGGACTAGGAGCAGGACTGTGTGCGGGACTGGGCGCAGGACTGGGCTCAGTTGTAGCAATTTTGGGCTGAGTATCTTCCATGGTAGTATGCTTCAGTATTTCTGTGGTCCACTCACTTCTCTCTGTCACAGCGCATCCAGCTGAGGGGTTGGGTGAGCCATTTGAGGGGCAGTTCCTTCACTTCTGCTTTGTGATGTCAAGCTCCTATTCATACAGCAACATTTTTTAGTAGAAAAGCAAATGATTGTTAATGCGATGTGGATACAGGAGTGGAATTTAGCATATCATGACAGATAAAATCTCACACACGGGTCTATCTCCTCACACAGAAAAACGAATTTAGAGTAAAGATGTCCAAAATATTGGACACTTGCCACTTCATAAGGTACACCTGTTGAATTGCCTATAAtgcaaatataatatatatacatactctgTAAAGACAACTTGTGAAGGTTCAAATCAAGTATTAGAATGGGGAAGAAAGGTGACGTTGACATTACTTGAGATGGCATGGTCATTAGTGAAAGACGGGGTGgactgattttattttagagaAACTATCCATCAACTGGAATTTTCAGGCATAACCAACCTTTAGGGTTTACAAAGAATggtcagagaaagagaaaatacacaataagGAACAGTTATCAAGGCACATTGATGCCAGAGGAGAGGAATAACCACTAAGTACAACTAGGTTATGCAAAGAATATACTCTGAATGCACACCACTTGGTTGGAACCTTAAAGCacatgggctacagcagcaaagaccACACTGGACCACAAGTTATGTGTACCTTAAGAAGTGGCCAATGGGTGATGGACAAATAACCCTCAATTCAAGCCACATGACTAAAGTCTGAATGGGGATCTGTGTGGGAGCCTAATGATAATGAgagttgtgtttacattcaatGTCAGCTAACCACAGCAAAGTTAACATAGATGAGAGTTAACTTCTTACTTTGGACAAATCAATTATCTGACTGACCTGTGGTCAAGCTATCCATATAAATATTAGTGTTCTCTAATCTGAGGTTACTACGATGTTTTGACAGTTGCTTGAGGTCACAGACGCTGGTTAATCCAATTTGGAACAGAACACACTAATCAATGTTTTCAGGTGCACCAGATGGCGCATCGAGCTAGCGTTAGTTCAAGCAGGTTAGAATTAACTTACAACAGCAAACCTTGGGAAGCCATCAAGCTAGCAGGCAACTAGGTGTCTGAAGACGGACTGGGTTGAGTGGAGATGTATTTATAGTTAAGTTATATTTGTGGGACTTTGTACTTAACACGTGCCTGTGGGAACAGCCGCAACTGAAGTCATTGCTCAGGTTATATTATAACTAGCCAGTGAAGAAGCAGCCCCATCTCGTTTAACTAGCAGTAGATCTATTATCGGACAATGTCCTTTTAACTCACCGCCGTGAGCtgatgttttacattaaattcGTTATGTATCTGAAATAGATAAACACAGCAACGCTCAATTTGACTGTAGGCACAGCCACGTTAAGCAGTCATAGATATTCGAGTTACGCGAGGCAAAGCGGTGCCCAGTAGCTGCCCATGCGCTTCCTGGTGCTTTCTCCACTCCCACTTGAAACacacagctacagctacagccTCCCGATGACGAGAATCCCAGAGACACGGGGCGTtgtatgtaatttaaaaaaggcAATTCACCTCACATCGTAGGCGCCGTCGTCTCCTGTGAACGAGAAACGGCAACGTTTCTGGCTCCCCTCTCGATGCAGATTTACCGGCTGGGGAATCGGAATGAGGCGGATTAGTGGTGCCCAAGCGAGTATGAACTACCGATCAGAGGCGCGCTTGTTGGGGGTGGTGGAGGGCGGGGAGGTGTTCATTATCTGCCACTCTGACATTCACAGAAAATGCTTTGTAAAGTCGGTGACCTTCGCAGTACAGTTACAATAAGGTAATAGTATAAagtgtgaaggttctcagtcaccCAGGTCATATCATCTTTCACCTGTAGGTGCTTggactcaagcaagtccagttgctagctagctaactaactACTGGAAATGCTATTtgcatgttgttactgtactatAATGTAAAGTTGCATTTTAAACTCTTGTTATAGGTTGTTATACTTTCATATACAGTTTATCACAAAGGCTTGCCATCATTTCTTAGTAATATAAGTCATTTGTCCACTAAGGTTCTCAGTCATAGATTGTATCCTAGTGTACATGAAGGAATCTGGAACTAGTCAGGCAACTAATCAGTTTTAAATGTAGGTCAGTATTTCTGATTCACTGGGTCTATTTTTTCATCAACGCCCATTCAtcttttgagttatgctgctcactgacaaacatacaaaacataTGCCTGCTTGcagatttaaaaatgatcacattgtgcacttgtgtttcaagatttatttcacaaagcaaacaagTGTTTCCACCAATATCATGATGTTTCTCACAGTCTCCATCCTCCATCGATGATTTGCTCCGTCCCTGTCACATAGGCTGACTGTGGAGGATCCAACACATTAATCAGGTTAATTCTCTCACTAATGACAAATTAGCAGCAACTTTCTCTGAAttgtcatctttaaaacatttaggttttaaatgggttttaagTTTACATACTGTTCAGATTACTGGTTATGACATACACAAACTCTGCGAGCACTCACCTCATCTGAAGCCAGGTATACACACAGGTACGCCACCTCTTCAGCTGTGCACATCCTGCCAGTTTTCTGCCTTGCCATGAAATCCTTATAAGCCTGTAGAGAGGCAGTACAGGTGAAGATGTACCTttaacatgactcagcaggCATTACAGTTCAGATTAACAATGGAGGACCTATTATATCACATCAGATCCTACATTACCTGTTCTGGGTCAGGTTGGGCCTGGATCCTGCCTCTCAGTGATGGAGTATCAACCGTCCCTGAAGAAATACAATAGAGTAACCTAAGTAAAGTAATAAAGAACTTTATTGGATATAGATATGTTTGACTAATTAGGGGATTGCAAGGTTGACAATTGATTTAACAATAGCCTTAATCCagattagaattagaatttgttatttttgcacacgcGATAGTGAATGTGATAGTGAATTTTGACCTCTGCCTTTTTACACACACCAGTATTTAACACACAAGCCGAGCTCAGGAGATTTGGGGCTGTGGTGTGTATCACCATACCAAAAtctgatcatttatttaattgagCCATAACCTAGATCCCCAAAAAATCCATCCTCTAAATTATACTGGGAAATTATACAGACTCAAGGCTTTCATAACATGACAACCCTTTCAGTTTTTCTCTTAACATTAATTTAATCGACACTTGAttttggcatttggattggaatgacgTGACTGAATATTTGTCATATTagcaagctgtcaatgagtttaactcataaatgtgtgaatgtaatgCTCAAGCTTGTATAAAACTGCTGTaacagacctttttcacagcagatatttgtcaacATCAAATAGGAAAAGCATGTGTTTTTACCAGGGACATTAATTAGGGCTCCACTCCAGGTTTATGAGAGCCAGGGTCATGCTATTGTTCAGacgtaaaacaacaaatctaatggtggcccaAGACTTTTGCACAACACTCTATACTTACCAGGACAAACACAATTACAGCGAATGCCTTGATCAATGAAATCAGCCGCGATAGATTTGGTGAGCCCGATTACTGCAGCCTTAGAGGTACTGTAGACACACCGGTTAACAACACCTGTGTCAAGGaaacacatgtcacacacacacacgctaagcAATAATCTAAGATAAGAGGATTACACTGATCTTGGTCATACTTAAGTGTTCCTCAAATTGGGCATAATATTTGTTCTCCATTCATCTACACTGAAAAAATGTGTGGAATATCTTTTACCTTTTATGCTTGATGCAACAGAGGCCATGTTGATAatgtttcctgatttctttgCCAACATCTACAATGACAAGACAAATCATAAAGTGGGCATACAGAGTATTAATTGATTTTTGACTATGAATTGAAGAAACTAggatattaaaaataataaaaattaaacaaatttaaCTTGATATCTTTATGTAACAAAGTTAAATCATCCATAGTGCCAGTTTGGTGCGTTTGTAGCTAAAGCTGGATTAGTGATTGGGCAGTCACTGCCCAATCATGTCATAGGCTCAGAGTAATGCAGGTAATCCCAGCGAACAAAGgatgagaaaaaaatatatgaacaTATGTCACTCAATTTCCAACCTATTTCTACAGGATCAACTGTGTTAAGCATGCGATGAAGTGAGCAAAGGTCACCTTGGGCAGGAAAGCCTTGCACATAAGGTACATGCTCCTAACATTCACGTCCATCGTGAAGTCCCAGTCGGCCTCTTCACAGTCCAAGATGGAGCCATggtgcacaaacctgtgtgcagtgcatgaCAGATGAGAAATTAAACTGGTCTATAAATCATCGAAGGAGTAAGCCAAAATAAGCTAAGATAATACCTAATTTATGAATCCCAAGTCCTTATGATGACTGACATTAGGTTAAGTGAAGGTTAAACCGTAAAGTGTGGGGAAATCTCAGCTTTATAGTTTCAGTTTCTACAAAACGGGCCCTTTGCATTTTAGttggaaaaacactgatcaaattAACGATGGCTGTGTTCAGTACAGTTAGGACAATGTGACAGTTGAGCCAGCCTGAAACCATTACTTTCTTAAAGAGTTCACTAGTTTTGGGTCTGCTTCAATGGaacatttttgtaaataatgttcccatttattagaaaacagatgataaagcacGGCACATATGAGTGTACACTTGTGTCATTAACAGCCGGTGTCATGCCGGTGTGACCCCTCAGAACTTTCAACATGGTCACAGTCTGATCACAAAGAAGTCAGATTCTTATGGGGGACTTCATGAATTTGTAAAATTGATTGTTTACACCTGTGACTGAATGTAACCTGTTAAAATGACTGCTGTGCAAAACTGCCCATTCCTTTTTGTTTGCACAATCTTCCATTTCATGTACATGGAGATATATTTACCTTTTTTGTGATGCACTATGTTTATATTGCTTTGGTAATTTGGAGAATGGATAAAGTACCCAGCTATATTGAACAGCACATCTACATGGTCATGCTCCTTGGCCAGGGCTTCCACTTGGTCCCTCTTGGTCACATCCACCACCTTGGTCTTGATCCCTTTTAATGACCAGGAAAAGAGATTATCATGACatgaattatattattattattattggattaATTTAGACTTGGCAgataacatttattgaatttCCAGCTGCTTTCCTATTTTCAGTAGCCTCAAGTCAATTATCTGTTGGTCAGAACTGAGTAACTGCTAcaacctctgtgtttttctactggCCACTTAACAGCTCTACAAGAGCAGTTGGAGGTGACATGATTTCCCGCTGACTTGCCTGAAAGGAGGTGTtgagagaggaaagagtgtTGACTTTGAATTTATTCAAACCTGTTCCAGCAGAGACTGGAAGATattgttttgctcttttttttctcccatacATAAACATCCTCCAAATTACTGATCACCGTTTACATATATTGTCTACCAGGATATTtgtaaataagtgtaaacaCTTATATGTCCTAATAATTACATATGTATAGAACTTGGCTTAgatttcttttccatttctcttATAGCAAAAGGTTATAgggtttttgtaaaaatatttgCAGATAGCATAACACTGGTtaaccagcagatggcagctgCAGACCAAGAGAAATTACCTGGAATACCATCCAGTTCCTTCAGCTTCTCTCCATTGatgtctgtggctgtgacgtGAGCTCCCTCCTTTGCAAACGCCTACAGTTGAAAAGTATGAGTCAAAGAAATGTTTGATGATAGAAAATGATTAGGAGTGTTATTTTTCCGACCCATCAAATGAGAATCACTAGCCTGAACACACACCGTCCCTTCTTGTGATTTGAGGTGATAATTCAGGTTTCTACTTATCGCCATGTATCCATAGATACAACTCTCACTGTCAATCCATTTCTCCCGGTCAGTTGACAGCAGATGGAGTGGCTCATTAACCACAGAGCAGGGCACATCGACGAAACATCAATTTTAAGGTTGAAATGGAAAATGCTCAAAAGACTTGTCGCCATATGCAACCGGTAATGCTATGTCATTTGAAAGTAATGGGCTGAGACAGAGTAAACAGACATCACATCCCTATAGTTGAATTCCACCACATGACATAAAGCCGTGTTATTTGAGCCACAGCATTACAGTTAAAGACATCACTTGAAGGGAATGGAAGTGATGATGACCCCATCGTTACAAGCGTGGTTGTGAgattttcaagtgttttgtttgccATCTCGCTGAAAAGAGGATTGTGTATGAGGAGTGTCCTGACAATGGTTTTGAGTCAACTCAAGAAATCACTATTACTGCAGTTATTTACAGCATATCTATAGCGAGTGACAGTATATcgttaaaaaaatagaaatactttattcaaaACGAAAACCAAATGTATAAAACAATGAAGTTTTCTCTATTTCTGTGTTGATTTTAGTGTTGTGCCTTGCCATAATATAAAGATGGGGCGTCTTTGAAACAataatttgaaagaaaaatccATTCAAACCCTCAGTTTGCGTGCACATATTCAACcactgtctaccactttatcttccacatgagggtttgtgggaagctggagccaatcccagctgacatacagtataaggtggggtacaacctggacagttgGACAGTTTATGGTCCAAATATGTGagaagaaactgaagaaacacacacacacacagggagaacatgtatGGCCCTGCATGCAGATACATTGTTTAAAATACtcaattaattcaaaaatatacaTTCATTTAAGTGTGAATACCACAATCAAGTGGacaaacatgatgtcagtgGAATATTATCTGTGAGAAGTACTTATTGAAGCTCATTACTATTGCTGTGGCACGTCCAATTCCCTGCGCTGCGGCTGACAGCACAATAACTTTCCCGTCCAGGCGTCCCATAGTGATCCTTTCTCTGcaatcaaaacatgaaaaataacaagtttcattttgtttaaagaaaaatgtttcctACTGCAAACTCAGAGGGTATGTTTTGTTTAAGCAGGTTTATTTAATAAGAAATAATCCCTCCAAAACAATTcattaattcaaaacaaaaaagaataaatgacaTGCAATCATGTgataaatatgttaaataagACAGCAAAGCTAAGGCAAAATGAGATGTCAGGGCCATGAAAGGTTTACAAGGACAGTACATACTGCATATCAATGTACATTATGTATGCGAGCAACCAAAGCCACTACTgttagaaatgaaaaacaaaaaaaaacagcgccACCTTCAACCTTACAAGCCAAGATGTAATAATTGACAGGCTATGTCTCAACAGATGCTGCAGAGACCT from Solea senegalensis isolate Sse05_10M linkage group LG6, IFAPA_SoseM_1, whole genome shotgun sequence harbors:
- the si:dkey-162b23.4 gene encoding sodium/hydrogen exchanger 9B2 isoform X1, which produces MEDTQPKIATTEPSPAPSPAHSPAPSPAPSPVPSPLLDRIALPAGNHVEHLNVNQIQVVVRRCSSPNVTEETTYFLPRNPVVDTGTNTDPPVVCCPLLRRFCPCPPRGLWASLITKVLLAAVLFGVVWSITEDECLPGGNLFGITVLFLCALIGGKLVALIRLPKLPPFPPLLGMLLMGFMLRNTPVITTGVNINIRWSSSLRNIALAVILARAGLGLDSTALVKLKSVCIRVAVGPCIIEACTVALVSHFLLGLPWVWGFILGFVLGAVSPAVVVPSMLLLQKDGYGVEQGIPTLLMAAGSFDDILAITGFTTCLGMAFATGSTWYNLLRGVLEVAGGMVAGILLGFLIQYFPSVDQKHLVMKRSFLVLGLSVFAVFGSNVAGFPGSGGLCTLVLAFLAGIGWGTEKACVEEVVGWAWDVFEPLLFGLIGAEIQVSQLEGHTVGLGIASLLIALTVRILFTYVCVLCAGFNMKEKVFIALAWMPKATVQAAIGSTALDMARKKDDTQLQKYGLDVLTVAVLSILLTAPVGAIIIGLSGPHLLQRPKNSACGERVKHNLSAFFLGTEAAAGEDDNETPVTYESTL
- the si:dkey-162b23.4 gene encoding sodium/hydrogen exchanger 9B2 isoform X2 — protein: MEDTQPKIATTEPSPAPSPAHSPAPSPAPSPVPSPLLDRIALPAGNHVEHLNVNQIQVVVRRCSSPNVTEETTYFLPRNPVVDTGTNTDPPVVCCPLLRRFCPCPPRGLWASLITKVLLAAVLFGVVWSITEDECLPGGNLFGITVLFLCALIGGKLVALIRLPKLPPFPPLLGMLLMGFMLRNTPVITTGVNINIRWSSSLRNIALAVILARAGLGLDSTALVKLKSVCIRVAVGPCIIEACTVALVSHFLLGLPWVWGFILGFVLGAVSPAVVVPSMLLLQKDGYGVEQGIPTLLMAAGSFDDILAITGFTTCLGMAFATGSTWYNLLRGVLEVAGGMVAGILLGFLIQYFPSVDQKHLVMKRSFLVLGLSVFAVFGSNVAGFPGSGGLCTLVLAFLAGIGWGTEKACVEEVVGWAWDVFEPLLFGLIGAEIQVSQLEGHTVGLGIASLLIALTVRILFTYVCVLCAGFNMKEKVFIALAWMPKATVQAAIGSTALDMARKKDDTQLQKYGLDVLTVAVLSILLTAPVGAIIIGLSGPHLLQRPKNSACGTEAAAGEDDNETPVTYESTL
- the bdh2 gene encoding 3-hydroxybutyrate dehydrogenase type 2, whose amino-acid sequence is MGRLDGKVIVLSAAAQGIGRATAIAFAKEGAHVTATDINGEKLKELDGIPGIKTKVVDVTKRDQVEALAKEHDHVDVLFNIAGFVHHGSILDCEEADWDFTMDVNVRSMYLMCKAFLPKMLAKKSGNIINMASVASSIKGVVNRCVYSTSKAAVIGLTKSIAADFIDQGIRCNCVCPGTVDTPSLRGRIQAQPDPEQAYKDFMARQKTGRMCTAEEVAYLCVYLASDESAYVTGTEQIIDGGWRL